TCGTTCGGAATAGAGGCACCGAGCTGGCCTTCACCGGTGTCTACCATGACTGTAAGAAAAGGGGGATATACCAGTGCGTCTGCTGCGGGACAGACCTGTTTCTCTCGGATGCCAAGTTTGATTCCGGCACGGGTTGGCCCAGCTTTTCAGCACCGGTATCTGACCATAACGTCAGGGTTGTGACTGATCGTTCCCATGGGATGGTCAGGAATGAAGTACTCTGCGCCCGCTGCGGTGCCCATCTTGGCCATGTCTTTGATGATGGCCATCCGCCAGCGAACAAACGGTACTGCATGAACTCTACATCACTCAACCTGGTTTTGAACCTGCCATGAAATTCCAAACCGACCGCCCCTCTGGCACATCCCGCAATACTCCAACACCTCTGCAGGTACGGGAAGATACATGCACCGATCGCGTAATCCCTGGGATCAGTTCCCGGCTTGCCGCACTGCGCAGCGATATGTTTTCGGTATCTGATTACCCTGCCGGAAAGCTTGCAGAGATCATCCGCGAAGTCGGGTTTGCCTGCGACTGCTGCACAAAGTGCTGCACAAAGGAGTTCAACGACCATGTCTTCCTTCTCGATAAAGACGCCGCTGTGATTAAAGGGATCGCTCCGGAAGCCCTCATTCCGGCACCTTACTTCGAGCTCTGTGACCAGAACGGACGGTTCTATGACTCCGGCTATGCCCTGCGGACACGGGTGGACGGGTTGTGCTTTTTCCTGAATGGAAACCGGTGCCGGATCTACGAGAACCGGCTCTCTATTTGCCGGATTTACCCGTACATGCTCCACCGCGAACCGGATGATGACGGCATTGTCGACTGGCGGCAGATCAGCGGACTGAACAAACACGGGACCTACCACAACGAGATCCCTGTTGCAGAGAGTATCGCAATCGCGCAGGAGGTAAAGGATTACGAGATTGCGTTCCTTGAGCAGACCATCCGGTTCTACGGGTTCATGTGTGGGTACTTTGCAGAGAACGGGCTCCGGCATGTCCGGAAAGTGTACGATGACCGGATGCGGGCGTTCAGGAAAGGAGATGAGATCGAAGTGTTCGTCCTGTATGACGGCCGGTTGGAACCGTGGAGGATGAAGGGGGATGAGGCGGTGCTGGGAAATGGCACTTCTTAGAAGTTAATTAATTGCCGGTTTCCTTCCGGATCCTCTCCAATGCAATCCGGCAATACTCCTCATCCAGATCAATCCCAACCGACCTCCGATTACAGCGGCATGCCGCGACCAGCGTACTCCCGCTGCCCATGAACGGATCGAGAATTGTGTCACCGACATAGCTGAACAGTTTCATACAACGCAGGGGCAGCTCGACCGGAAACGGCGCCGGGTGGTTTACCCTCTTCTTGCTCTCACCGGAAAATGTCCAGAGACCGTTGGTCCAGTCCATAAACTCCTGCCGGGTGATATCACTCTTCCGGCCGGCAGCCGGGCGTTTCCAGTTTCCTTTGTACAGCACAACGATCAGCTCCACCGGCGCAATCACAAACGGTGCCGACGGGCTCATCCATGATCCCCACGCGGTCCGCCGCGAGATGTTCCCCTCGTTCCAGATGATCGTGGAATGGTAGGAGAGCCCGGCCTCCTTGGCAATCACAGTGAGATCCGCGCCGACACTCTGCTGCCCGCCCTTGTTCTTGTCAAGCGGGATGTTAAGGCAGAACCTGCCCGAATCGGCAAGCCATCTGTGACAGCGTGACATCCATTTCTTCGAAAACGAGAGATATTCCTCATATGAGCCTCCGTCATCATGGTTGCCATAACGGATATCGACATTGTAGGGAGGTGACGTCACGATGAGATCAACACTCCCGTTTTTCACCTGCCGTGTCGTAAGAACATCGTCGTTGATGATCCTGAGCCTGTCGTTTTCGAAATAAACCAAAGACGTCAATACGCTTCCTGTTTTTCTATCGGTGCTCAAGGGTCAAGTAACCAGCGTTTTTGAATGGTGATTTCCGGCAAGCGGGATAGTTCTGAATAATTCTATCAACGTTCTTTGGGGCTTCGGCTCACGCCCTCGCCTCCTTGAACGTAAGTTCACAAAAATCTTCCTGTACAAAATGAGGAAATTCAATATCAGATTTTATTTCAGATACCTTTTTCATTGCCGGAACAATGTAAGATTGTATGATTAGGGTTGCCATCAACGGGTACGGCACGATTGGCAAGCGCGTGGCCGATGCGGTTGCCGCCCAGAAGGATATGAAGGTCGTAGGTGTCTCCAAGACCCGGCCAAACGCGGAAGCCTTTGTTGCAAAACAGCGTGGGTACCCGCTCTTCATTGCTGACATTTCCAAAAAAGCAGCGTTTGAAAAGGTCGGGCTTAACGTCGCGGGGTCAGTGGAGGACATGCTGAAGACTGCAGATGTAGTCGTGGATGCCACACCAGGGGACGTGGGTGCAACGAACAAGCCACTTTACGAGAAACTTGGGATCAAGGCTCTCTGGCAGGGCGGCGAGGACCATGAAGTCGCCGGGTTCTCTTTCAACTCCGACTGCAACTACAAGGACGCCATCGGGAGGCAGTTCGTCCGCGTTGTGTCGTGCAATACCACCGGCCTGTGCCGGATCATCCATACCATAGATAAGGAGTACGGTGTCGCCCATGTTCACGCAATCATGGTACGGCGCGGGTCGGACCCCGGCGAGATCAAGAAGGGACCGATCGATGCTGTCGTGCTCGACCCCGTGAGCGTTCCCAGCCATCACGGCCCCGATGTGCTGACGGTACTCCCCCACATCTCGATCACCACGATGGCGATGATCGTCCCGACGACGATGATGCACATGCACGCGATCCAGATCACGACGAAAAAGGATGTTGCCCGCGACCGGGTCATCGAGCTCATTAAAAATCACCCGAGAATGGGGCTGGTAAAAAAGAGCGCTGGGATCAAGAGCACCGCGGAGCTCAAGGAATTTGCAATGGATCTGGGGCGACAGCGTTCTGACCTGTACGAGAACTGTATCTTTGAGGATTCCATCTATGCAAACGGCAGGGAACTCTGCTTTTTCCAGGCAATTCACCAGGAAGCAGATGTCGTGGTCGAGAACATCGACGCGATCCGGGCGATGATGACAACGGAAAAAGATGCAGCAAAATCTGTCAGAAGGACCAACGATGCACTCGGGTTCACCCCGATCCAGAACAACCATTAACAACCACAATCACCCATTATTTTCAGATGGACGCATACGGACTGGCTACACGCAATACAGTCGAGGTCGTCACCGAAGATGACCTCCGGTCACTTCTTAAAAAACCGGGAAAGAAAGTGTACGCAGGTTATGAACCGAGCGGGGAGATCCACCTCGGTCACCTTGTCACGGTCAATAAGCTCGTCGACATGCAGGCTGCAGGATTTGATGTCGTTGTCCTGCTTGCCGACCTCCATGCCTTCCTGAACCGGAAGGGGACGATGGAAAAAATAGGTGAGCTCGCTGAGTACAACAAGCGATGCTTCGAGGGGCTGGGGCTTAAAAACGTAACATATGTCCTTGGATCTGATCTCCAGCTCTCAAGAGATTATGACCTGCTGGTGCTCCAGCTTTCCCAGCAGATCACCCTGAACAGGGCGATGCGGAGCATGGATGAAGTCGGGCGGCAGATGGACCACCCCACCGTCTCCCAGATGATATACCCCCTGATGCAGGCCGCCGATATTGCTATGCTCGGTGTCGATGCAGCAGTTGGGGGAATTGACCAGCGCAAGATCCATATGCTCGCCCGTGAGCACCTTGTCAACTTCGGGTATCCCGCACCGGTCTGCATCCACACCCCGATCCTGAACGGGCTGGACGGCAAAAAGATGTCCTCGTCGCAGGGAAACTACATCTCGGTTGCAGACAGCGAGGATGAGATCCGGAAAAAATGCCAGAAAGCGTTCTGCCCCCCGGAAGTTACAGAGAACCCCGTGCTGCAGATCTTCCAGCACCACATTTTCCCTCGGTTGCCAGAGGTTACCCTCAGGCGGCAGGAGAAGTTCGGGGGTGACAGGTCCTTTACCGGTTATGCGGAGATTGAACGGGCTTACCAGAATGGTGAGATCCATCCGCTTGACTTAAAGAAGACCTGCGGTGATTGCTTAACCGAGGTGCTCAACCCGGTCCGTGAATATATCAGATAAACCAGAATCAATATGGTGGATGTCCCGTGCGCATAGAAAAAAAGGAGGAGGGATTTGATTATAAACTCGAGGAGATGGGCGTCCGCATCAAGGACGCTAACCAGTTCAAGGTCCGGGAAGACGTCTTTGATGAGGTCACCCTTCTTGCCCTCTACAAACTGGTGCACAAGAAATGGATCTCGGCTATCGGGGGTTCCATCAGCACGGGCAAAGAGGCCAATGTATTTTACGGGGAAAGGGATGGTACGGGCATTGCCATCAAGATTTATCGTATCCGTACAGCAAACTTCAATGCCATGAGTTCCTATATCACCGGTGACCGCAGGTTTGCCAGTGTCAAGAAGAACAAAAAAGACCTGATTTTTGCCTGGACCAAAAAAGAATTTTCCAACCTTGTGCGTGCCCGTGACGCCGGAATTCCCGTGCCGGAGCCGCTCGTCTGGGACCGGAACCTCCTTGTGATGTCATTTATAGGTGAGGGGGAACGCCCGTATCCCCATCTACGCAACGCGGAGATCGCTGATCCCGACGGCCTCTATGAATGCATTATCGGGTTTATCGGTACGCTCTATCATAAAGCAGAACTTGTGCATGCTGATTTAAGCGAGTTCAACATCTTATATGGTGACAAACCCTATATCATCGATATGGGCCAATCGGTCACCCGCGACCATCCCCGTGCGTTCCAGTTCCTGATGCGGGATATCAAAAATATCAACCGGTTCTTTGCACAATATTGTGACGTGCAAAGCGATCTGGATGTCTTTAACAAGGTGACGGGGTTAAATACCATGGAACCATGATACCGGACGGATGATGCAATTAATATTAAAAGGGTATGCGGAAGATGAGCCAACTATCTTTTCAAAAGACCATGATACCGGGTGAATTTTCATGATGCAGGAAATAAAAATGTCAGGGAGCAGGATTGGTGCGCTGATCGGCAAAGGTGGCGAGACCAAGAAACTGCTCGAGACCAAAACCAACACCACCATCACCATAGACAGCAAAGAGGGCGCGGTAAAAGTTGAGGGTTCGGATGAGAATGCCGTTCCCCTGCTCCGTGCCGTTGAGACCGTCAATGCAATCAACCGTGGGTTTTCGCCGGAGCGTGCCTTCGAACTGCTTGACGATGAAGACCTCCTCCTTGACATGATCGATCTCTCCGGGCTTGCCGACAATCCGCGCCAGCTTGACCGGTTGCGGGGCAGGATCATCGGGAAAGACGGGCGTGCACGGGAACAGATCGAAGACATGACGGATGTGGAGATCTCTGTCTTTGGCAAAACCATCGCGCTCATCGGCTATCCGGAGCAGCTCAAAATCGCCCGCACGGCCATCGATATGCTCATCGAAGGGGTTCCCCACGAGAACGTCTTTGCCTTCCTTGACAAAAAGAAGAAAGAGTCAAAGCAAAACATGATCAGTTATTACTACTGACGGGCCATGAAAGCCATGTTCAAGAAGACTATATATTTATTGTGATTTGTTTCCAGTGGAGATAATAACCCGCCAAATGACCCGATTTGTGGAACGTAACGATATTATTGACCGTTTGAATGGAATGGAAGGGGTTTCCAGTGCTCGTACGTGAAATCGCAATCCCGGCAGATCTCAAGGGACAGTATGAACGGTCAGGCATTATTGAGCTCTACCCACCGCAGGCGGACTGCATAAAAAAGGGAGTCTTTGAGGGGAAAAATCTCCTCATTGCGATACCCACGGCAAGCGGCAAGACCCTTGTTGCCGAGATGGCGATGCACCACCATATCGCAAGCGGGGGAAAATGCCTCTATATCGTCCCCTTGAGGGCACTTGCGACCGAAAAATTTGAAGAGTTCAAAGGAAAGGGGGTGCGGGTCGGTATCTCAACAGGAGATTTTGACAGAAGGGATGATGCACTGGGCAGGAACGATATCATCGTTGCGACAAGCGAGAAGGTAGACTCCCTCCTGCGCAACAGTACCGGGTGGCTTGAAGAGATCACGTTACTGGTTGTCGATGAGGTGCACCTGATCGATTCTGAT
Above is a genomic segment from Methanoregula sp. containing:
- the msrB gene encoding peptide-methionine (R)-S-oxide reductase MsrB, whose protein sequence is MTIPIYSVRTGRVENLIPVIKSEDVWRGFLTPQQFDVVRNRGTELAFTGVYHDCKKRGIYQCVCCGTDLFLSDAKFDSGTGWPSFSAPVSDHNVRVVTDRSHGMVRNEVLCARCGAHLGHVFDDGHPPANKRYCMNSTSLNLVLNLP
- a CDS encoding YkgJ family cysteine cluster protein; its protein translation is MKFQTDRPSGTSRNTPTPLQVREDTCTDRVIPGISSRLAALRSDMFSVSDYPAGKLAEIIREVGFACDCCTKCCTKEFNDHVFLLDKDAAVIKGIAPEALIPAPYFELCDQNGRFYDSGYALRTRVDGLCFFLNGNRCRIYENRLSICRIYPYMLHREPDDDGIVDWRQISGLNKHGTYHNEIPVAESIAIAQEVKDYEIAFLEQTIRFYGFMCGYFAENGLRHVRKVYDDRMRAFRKGDEIEVFVLYDGRLEPWRMKGDEAVLGNGTS
- a CDS encoding site-specific DNA-methyltransferase, translated to MTSLVYFENDRLRIINDDVLTTRQVKNGSVDLIVTSPPYNVDIRYGNHDDGGSYEEYLSFSKKWMSRCHRWLADSGRFCLNIPLDKNKGGQQSVGADLTVIAKEAGLSYHSTIIWNEGNISRRTAWGSWMSPSAPFVIAPVELIVVLYKGNWKRPAAGRKSDITRQEFMDWTNGLWTFSGESKKRVNHPAPFPVELPLRCMKLFSYVGDTILDPFMGSGSTLVAACRCNRRSVGIDLDEEYCRIALERIRKETGN
- a CDS encoding type II glyceraldehyde-3-phosphate dehydrogenase, translating into MIRVAINGYGTIGKRVADAVAAQKDMKVVGVSKTRPNAEAFVAKQRGYPLFIADISKKAAFEKVGLNVAGSVEDMLKTADVVVDATPGDVGATNKPLYEKLGIKALWQGGEDHEVAGFSFNSDCNYKDAIGRQFVRVVSCNTTGLCRIIHTIDKEYGVAHVHAIMVRRGSDPGEIKKGPIDAVVLDPVSVPSHHGPDVLTVLPHISITTMAMIVPTTMMHMHAIQITTKKDVARDRVIELIKNHPRMGLVKKSAGIKSTAELKEFAMDLGRQRSDLYENCIFEDSIYANGRELCFFQAIHQEADVVVENIDAIRAMMTTEKDAAKSVRRTNDALGFTPIQNNH
- a CDS encoding tyrosine--tRNA ligase, yielding MDAYGLATRNTVEVVTEDDLRSLLKKPGKKVYAGYEPSGEIHLGHLVTVNKLVDMQAAGFDVVVLLADLHAFLNRKGTMEKIGELAEYNKRCFEGLGLKNVTYVLGSDLQLSRDYDLLVLQLSQQITLNRAMRSMDEVGRQMDHPTVSQMIYPLMQAADIAMLGVDAAVGGIDQRKIHMLAREHLVNFGYPAPVCIHTPILNGLDGKKMSSSQGNYISVADSEDEIRKKCQKAFCPPEVTENPVLQIFQHHIFPRLPEVTLRRQEKFGGDRSFTGYAEIERAYQNGEIHPLDLKKTCGDCLTEVLNPVREYIR
- a CDS encoding serine protein kinase RIO yields the protein MRIEKKEEGFDYKLEEMGVRIKDANQFKVREDVFDEVTLLALYKLVHKKWISAIGGSISTGKEANVFYGERDGTGIAIKIYRIRTANFNAMSSYITGDRRFASVKKNKKDLIFAWTKKEFSNLVRARDAGIPVPEPLVWDRNLLVMSFIGEGERPYPHLRNAEIADPDGLYECIIGFIGTLYHKAELVHADLSEFNILYGDKPYIIDMGQSVTRDHPRAFQFLMRDIKNINRFFAQYCDVQSDLDVFNKVTGLNTMEP
- a CDS encoding KH domain-containing protein; protein product: MMQEIKMSGSRIGALIGKGGETKKLLETKTNTTITIDSKEGAVKVEGSDENAVPLLRAVETVNAINRGFSPERAFELLDDEDLLLDMIDLSGLADNPRQLDRLRGRIIGKDGRAREQIEDMTDVEISVFGKTIALIGYPEQLKIARTAIDMLIEGVPHENVFAFLDKKKKESKQNMISYYY